One segment of Pyrococcus sp. ST04 DNA contains the following:
- a CDS encoding helix-turn-helix domain-containing protein yields the protein MFEKEKEALARRIAGEIVLSPDPGKTMRKWREIFGISQTELAEYLGVSSSVISDYEGGRRKSPGASTIRKFVEALIEIDEKRGGNVIKAFSRTLSGEIPTSAILDIREFNIPVTVKDIVNAVKGEIVANPDLMDRRIYGYTVVDSIQAILEMSAEEFLKLYGWTTERALIFTKVTTGRSPMIAVRVQGLKPAMVVLHGVKRLDELAVKIAEKERVPLVVSHAENETELIAGLRKLVESL from the coding sequence ATGTTCGAAAAGGAAAAGGAAGCCCTAGCTAGAAGGATCGCAGGTGAGATAGTTCTCTCTCCAGATCCAGGCAAAACCATGAGAAAATGGAGGGAGATATTTGGAATAAGTCAAACCGAACTTGCTGAGTATCTTGGGGTCTCCTCTTCTGTTATTAGTGATTATGAAGGGGGAAGAAGAAAAAGTCCTGGAGCATCTACCATAAGGAAGTTCGTTGAAGCATTAATAGAAATAGACGAAAAGAGAGGGGGAAATGTGATAAAGGCGTTTAGCAGGACACTAAGTGGCGAAATTCCAACTAGTGCAATTCTTGATATTAGGGAATTCAACATCCCTGTAACAGTTAAGGACATAGTTAATGCCGTTAAGGGCGAGATAGTTGCAAATCCTGATCTCATGGATAGGAGAATCTATGGGTATACAGTAGTGGATAGTATCCAAGCAATACTTGAAATGTCTGCTGAAGAATTTCTAAAACTCTATGGCTGGACAACAGAAAGAGCTCTGATCTTTACTAAGGTGACTACTGGAAGAAGTCCAATGATCGCAGTTAGGGTTCAAGGGCTAAAACCAGCAATGGTTGTATTGCATGGCGTTAAGAGGTTGGATGAGCTAGCTGTAAAAATAGCAGAAAAGGAGAGAGTTCCTCTAGTCGTTTCCCATGCAGAAAATGAAACAGAACTAATAGCAGGGCTGAGGAAACTTGTTGAAAGTTTATAG
- a CDS encoding sugar phosphate isomerase/epimerase: MKVGVSIYPHFIKEGKTLPSILAEVKIKNYDFVQIFPHALGLIKNGIVIEDHLQQVEAALRGVGIEYIIRMPVSLNLRDSVYYTRHFKVAKAALDVAIKLGAKIIVMQSGKTGRLDLEIDAIRSLADTASKFGIKIALENTFSVKDTLYVIDNVDRDNVGFALDVAHAFLSAQGNENKLLEDVKLGVDKTILLLVHDNFGKMFPQVEPEDALAYGVGDLHLLPGEGKIPFGKILKMFDDTIPILVKVKDPKVFNNLPTKEDLLQRLRR, from the coding sequence ATGAAGGTTGGAGTAAGTATATATCCCCACTTTATTAAAGAGGGAAAGACTCTACCTTCGATTTTGGCGGAGGTCAAGATAAAGAACTATGATTTTGTTCAAATTTTTCCACATGCCTTGGGGCTGATAAAGAATGGAATTGTGATCGAAGACCACTTGCAACAAGTTGAGGCTGCTCTGAGGGGAGTTGGAATTGAGTATATAATTAGAATGCCTGTCTCTCTTAATTTGAGAGACAGCGTCTACTATACCAGACACTTTAAAGTAGCAAAGGCTGCTCTTGATGTTGCCATAAAACTTGGAGCAAAGATTATTGTAATGCAAAGCGGGAAAACAGGAAGGCTTGACTTGGAAATTGATGCTATAAGAAGTCTAGCCGATACAGCATCTAAATTTGGAATAAAGATAGCCCTTGAAAATACTTTCAGTGTCAAGGACACCCTATATGTCATAGACAACGTTGATAGAGACAACGTAGGATTTGCATTGGACGTTGCACATGCATTCTTGAGTGCCCAGGGAAATGAAAATAAGCTTTTGGAGGATGTAAAACTTGGCGTAGACAAAACGATACTTCTACTAGTACATGATAATTTCGGGAAGATGTTCCCCCAGGTTGAGCCTGAAGATGCTTTGGCTTATGGAGTTGGTGATTTACATCTCCTTCCTGGCGAAGGTAAGATACCATTTGGTAAAATACTCAAAATGTTCGACGATACTATCCCGATTCTAGTGAAGGTAAAAGATCCAAAAGTGTTCAATAATCTACCAACAAAAGAGGATCTCCTACAGAGGCTAAGGAGGTGA
- the udg gene encoding type-4 uracil-DNA glycosylase translates to MKKLEEKIKSCRKCPLWRLRTNPVPGYGNYDAKIMFIGEAPGYWEDQQGLPFVGKAGKVLDELLKGIGLRREEVYITNIVKCRPPNNRDPTEDEIKACAPYLDMQIDIIRPKIIVTLGRFSTSYILRKFGFEVENISKIHGKIFEAGTLFGKIYIIPMYHPAVALYRPQLRKELEEDFRKLKNLLTSLNV, encoded by the coding sequence ATGAAAAAGCTTGAAGAGAAAATAAAATCTTGTAGAAAATGTCCCCTATGGCGCTTGAGAACAAATCCTGTTCCAGGCTATGGAAATTATGATGCAAAGATAATGTTCATTGGAGAAGCTCCAGGATATTGGGAGGATCAACAAGGACTTCCCTTTGTTGGAAAAGCTGGAAAAGTACTAGATGAGCTCCTGAAAGGTATAGGTTTGAGAAGGGAAGAAGTCTACATAACAAATATAGTTAAATGTAGACCACCAAATAACAGAGATCCAACAGAGGATGAAATCAAAGCATGTGCTCCGTATCTTGATATGCAAATCGATATAATAAGACCAAAGATCATAGTGACCCTTGGCCGTTTCTCAACATCTTACATTTTGAGAAAGTTTGGTTTTGAAGTTGAGAATATCAGTAAAATCCATGGTAAGATTTTCGAGGCTGGAACACTCTTCGGAAAAATCTATATCATTCCTATGTACCATCCCGCCGTGGCCTTATACAGACCCCAACTTCGGAAGGAACTTGAAGAAGACTTCAGAAAGTTGAAAAATCTTTTAACTTCACTCAATGTTTAG
- a CDS encoding UPF0179 family protein — translation MVTKTIITLVGEKLAKPGLEFIYYGPAEPCKTCKLARVCIGNLEVGRRYKIVSVRNIEHPCPLHEGKVRTVRVVEPAIEVLIDPRYAIAGSKIKLKFVECDDPEKLEIIRPEGLFEGDMVKILEIVSDVECNGKKYKLVRVVRDTE, via the coding sequence ATGGTTACGAAGACGATAATTACGCTAGTTGGGGAAAAACTGGCTAAACCCGGGCTAGAATTCATATATTATGGACCCGCAGAACCATGTAAAACGTGCAAACTTGCTAGAGTTTGTATAGGAAATCTAGAGGTTGGAAGAAGGTACAAAATAGTAAGTGTCCGCAACATAGAACATCCCTGCCCCCTCCATGAAGGGAAAGTTAGAACTGTAAGAGTAGTAGAGCCAGCAATAGAAGTCCTCATAGACCCGAGATATGCAATTGCAGGAAGCAAAATAAAATTGAAGTTCGTTGAATGCGATGATCCAGAAAAACTCGAAATAATAAGACCAGAGGGCCTATTTGAGGGAGATATGGTAAAGATACTTGAAATAGTTAGCGATGTTGAGTGCAATGGGAAGAAGTACAAACTTGTTAGGGTAGTTAGGGATACTGAATGA
- a CDS encoding NAD(P)-dependent glycerol-1-phosphate dehydrogenase: MHLMEFPREVILGKDLIREVNNVAKRLKLSSPVLVVYGPKTREIAGKDVEKALNSDFDVHSITVKEAHIKEVEIVEDKIRDEGIKWAIAVGGGSIIDVTKLASYRAGIPFISFPTTASHDGIASANASIKGLGAKTSIKARPPIAVIADIGIIKTAPKRYLAAGVGDVISNITAVRDWKLAHKIRGEYFSEYAAALSLMSAKMVMRDAEIIRLGEDEGIRKVVKALISSGVAMSIAGSSRPASGAEHLFSHALDMLLEKPALHGEQTGIGTIIMAYLHGINWKKIKETLKTVGAPTTAYELGIDPEIIIEALTIAHTIRPERYTILGRDGLTREAAERAAKITGVI; this comes from the coding sequence ATGCACCTAATGGAATTCCCAAGAGAAGTTATTCTTGGTAAAGATTTAATTAGGGAGGTAAATAATGTAGCTAAAAGGTTGAAATTAAGTTCACCTGTTCTCGTAGTATATGGACCAAAAACAAGGGAAATAGCAGGAAAAGATGTGGAGAAGGCATTGAACTCAGATTTTGACGTTCATTCCATAACCGTTAAGGAAGCCCACATAAAGGAAGTTGAAATTGTCGAGGATAAAATAAGAGATGAGGGGATAAAATGGGCAATTGCTGTTGGCGGTGGAAGCATAATTGATGTAACAAAGCTGGCAAGCTATAGAGCAGGAATACCCTTCATAAGCTTTCCAACTACAGCTTCCCATGATGGCATTGCAAGTGCAAATGCCTCGATAAAAGGGCTAGGAGCAAAAACATCGATAAAGGCAAGGCCACCTATAGCGGTCATAGCGGATATAGGGATAATAAAAACAGCCCCCAAGAGATATCTAGCAGCAGGAGTTGGAGACGTGATAAGCAACATAACAGCAGTTAGGGATTGGAAATTGGCACATAAAATTAGAGGGGAATACTTTAGCGAATATGCAGCTGCATTAAGTCTAATGAGTGCAAAGATGGTCATGAGAGATGCGGAAATAATAAGGCTTGGCGAAGATGAAGGAATTAGAAAGGTCGTTAAAGCTCTGATATCTAGTGGAGTCGCAATGAGCATCGCTGGCTCTTCAAGACCTGCAAGTGGTGCTGAGCATTTGTTCAGCCATGCCCTTGACATGCTTCTCGAAAAGCCCGCTCTTCATGGAGAACAAACAGGAATTGGAACAATAATAATGGCATATCTCCACGGAATCAACTGGAAAAAGATCAAAGAGACTTTAAAGACTGTAGGCGCTCCAACAACAGCATATGAGCTGGGAATTGACCCAGAGATAATAATAGAGGCTCTAACGATAGCTCATACGATAAGGCCAGAAAGGTACACAATTTTAGGTAGAGATGGCCTAACGAGAGAAGCTGCTGAAAGAGCAGCTAAAATAACAGGTGTAATTTAG